One window of Perca flavescens isolate YP-PL-M2 chromosome 15, PFLA_1.0, whole genome shotgun sequence genomic DNA carries:
- the gfap gene encoding glial fibrillary acidic protein has product MESQRVQSSYRKRFGPQGSGSTGVRIGSLSSGRLSWHGPPRNLTHSSPMSRISFGSTNTALLLGSPVDRLDFPADSLMKAQYKETRTNEKMEMMGLNDRFASYIEKVRLLEQQNKVLVAELNQLKGKEPSRLGDIYQEELRELRRQVDGLTTGKARQEIEKDNLAADLTMLKQRLQDEIGLRQDAENNLNAYRQDVDEASLNRVQLERKIDALQDEINFLKKTHEEEMRELQEQIMAHQVHVDLDVSKPDLTAALRDIRVQYETMATSNMQETEDWYRSKFADLTDAANRNAEALRQAKQDANEYRRQIQVVTCDLEALRGTNESLERQFRELEDRFAMETTGYQDTVSHLEEDIHALKEEMARHLQEYQDLLNVKLALDIEIATYRKLLEGEESRITIPVQSFSNLQFRETNLDTKTPEAHVKRSILVRTVETRDGEIIKESTTEHKDLP; this is encoded by the exons ATGGAAAGTCAGAGAGTCCAGTCCTCATACAGGAAGCGCTTTGGGCCTCAGGGCTCCGGCAGCACAGGAGTCAGAATTGGGAGCCTTTCTTCAGGCCGCCTCTCCTGGCATGGCCCCCCACGCAACCTCACCCATTCCAGCCCCATGTCCCGGATCTCCTTCGGCTCAACCAACACGGCCCTGCTCCTGGGGAGCCCTGTGGACCGGCTGGACTTCCCAGCTGACTCCCTAATGAAGGCCCAGTACAAGGAGACACGCACCAATGAGAAAATGGAGATGATGGGCCTGAATGACCGTTTTGCCAGCTACATAGAGAAGGTGCGCCTGTTGGAGCAGCAGAACAAGGTGCTGGTGGCGGAGCTGAACCAGCTGAAGGGGAAGGAGCCCAGCCGCCTGGGAGACATCTACCAGGAGGAACTGAGAGAGCTGCGCAGGCAGGTGGACGGTCTCACTACTGGCAAAGCTCGGCAGGAGATAGAGAAGGACAACCTGGCTGCAGATCTGACCATGCTCAAGCAGAG GTTGCAAGATGAGATTGGCCTCCGACAGGATGCAGAGAACAATTTGAATGCCTATAGACAG GATGTGGATGAGGCATCTCTCAATCGTGTTCAGTTAGAGAGGAAGATCGATGCCCTGCAGGATGAAATCAACTTTCTGAAGAAGACTCATGAAGAG GAGATGCGTGAGTTACAGGAGCAGATCATGGCCCACCAGGTGCATGTTGACTTGGATGTATCCAAACCAGACCTGACTGCTGCTCTAAGGGACATCAGGGTCCAGTATGAAACCATGGCCACCTCAAACATGCAGGAGACGGAGGACTGGTACCGATCCAAG TTTGCTGACCTGACAGATGCAGCAAATCGAAATGCAGAAGCACTGCGTCAGGCCAAACAGGATGCCAATGAATACCGGCGTCAGATCCAGGTGGTTACCTGCGATCTTGAGGCTCTCCGCGGAACA AACGAGTCTCTGGAACGCCAGTTCCGGGAGCTTGAGGACCGCTTCGCCATGGAGACTACTGGTTACCAGGATACCGTGAGCCATCTGGAGGAGGACATCCACGCGCTGAAGGAGGAGATGGCGAGACACCTGCAGGAGTACCAGGACCTCCTCAACGTCAAGCTGGCACTGGATATCGAGATTGCCACCTACAGGAAGCTGTtggagggggaggagagcaG GATCACCATTCCAGTTCAGAGCTTTTCCAACCTGCAGTTTAGAG AAACCAATCTGGACACTAAAACCCCAGAGGCCCACGTGAAGAGGAGCATCCTGGTTCGAACTGTGGAGACCAGAGATGGGGAG atcATTAAGGAATCAACAACTGAACATAAAGATCTTCCGTAA